One segment of Pseudoalteromonas rubra DNA contains the following:
- the iscA gene encoding iron-sulfur cluster assembly protein IscA: MAVTLTESAAGRVQTFLANRGKGIGLRVGIKTTGCSGLAYVLEFVDELDEGDEVFEERGVKIIVDAKSLVYIDGTELDYTKEGLNEGFKFINPNQKDECGCGESFTV; this comes from the coding sequence ATGGCAGTGACACTGACAGAGTCGGCAGCAGGCCGAGTACAGACTTTTTTGGCCAACCGAGGTAAAGGCATCGGGCTGAGAGTCGGCATTAAAACGACCGGCTGTTCAGGTCTTGCCTATGTACTTGAGTTTGTGGATGAACTGGACGAAGGCGATGAAGTTTTTGAAGAAAGGGGCGTCAAAATCATCGTCGATGCTAAGAGTCTGGTTTATATCGACGGCACTGAGCTGGACTACACGAAAGAAGGTTTGAACGAAGGGTTTAAGTTCATTAACCCGAATCAAAAGGACGAGTGTGGCTGCGGCGAAAGTTTCACCGTATAA
- the iscU gene encoding Fe-S cluster assembly scaffold IscU codes for MAYSNKVIDHVENPRNVGSLDKNDPSVATGMVGAPACGDVMKLQIKVSGEGIIEDAKFKTYGCGSAIASSSLVTEWVKGKTLDEAGEIKNTDISAELELPPVKIHCSILAEDAIQAAIADYKSKQAK; via the coding sequence ATGGCGTACAGTAACAAAGTAATTGATCACGTGGAAAACCCACGTAACGTTGGTTCATTAGACAAGAACGATCCGAGTGTCGCAACGGGTATGGTTGGCGCGCCGGCATGTGGCGACGTGATGAAGCTACAGATCAAAGTATCAGGTGAAGGCATCATCGAAGATGCAAAGTTCAAAACCTACGGCTGTGGTAGTGCTATCGCATCATCATCGCTGGTTACTGAGTGGGTGAAAGGCAAGACACTTGATGAAGCAGGTGAAATCAAGAACACCGACATCAGTGCTGAGTTAGAGTTGCCGCCAGTGAAGATCCACTGCTCAATTCTGGCAGAAGATGCAATTCAGGCTGCAATTGCAGACTACAAGAGTAAACAGGCGAAGTAA
- a CDS encoding IscS subfamily cysteine desulfurase yields MKLPIYLDYAATTPVDQRVADEMMQCLTMDGNFGNPASRSHRFGWQAEELIDQARNDIADLINADPREIVFTSGATESNNLAIKGAANFYQKKGKHVITVKTEHKAVLDTCRELERQGFEVTYMEVEENGLLDLKKLEAAIREDTILISIMHVNNELGVIQDIATIGEMCRERKIMFHVDAAQSAGKVQIDLQQLKVDFMSFSGHKVYGPKGIGALYVRRKPRARLEAQMHGGGHERGMRSGTLATHQIVGMGSAFRVAKEDFEKDHAHISTLRKRLLDGVMDMEEVYFNGAIDQSVPGIVNLSFNFVEGESLLMAVKDIAVSSGSACTSASLEPSYVLRALGRNDELAHSSIRFSIGRFTTEEEIDYTVKLIKDSIGRLREMSPLWEMFKDGVDLDAVEWAHH; encoded by the coding sequence ATGAAATTACCGATATATTTAGATTATGCAGCGACCACTCCGGTTGATCAGCGTGTTGCAGACGAGATGATGCAGTGCCTGACTATGGATGGTAATTTTGGTAATCCAGCCTCACGTTCGCACCGTTTTGGGTGGCAGGCAGAAGAGCTGATTGACCAGGCGCGTAACGATATCGCTGATTTAATCAACGCTGATCCGCGTGAAATTGTTTTCACTTCAGGGGCCACCGAATCAAACAACCTGGCAATCAAAGGTGCGGCTAACTTCTATCAAAAGAAAGGTAAGCACGTAATTACCGTGAAAACCGAGCACAAAGCAGTGCTGGACACTTGTCGTGAATTAGAGCGTCAAGGCTTCGAAGTCACGTATATGGAAGTCGAAGAAAATGGTTTACTGGATCTGAAAAAGCTGGAAGCCGCAATTCGCGAAGACACCATTCTGATCAGCATTATGCATGTTAACAACGAGCTGGGTGTGATTCAGGATATCGCCACCATCGGTGAGATGTGCCGCGAGCGCAAAATTATGTTCCATGTTGATGCTGCGCAAAGTGCCGGTAAAGTACAGATCGACCTGCAACAGCTGAAAGTCGACTTTATGTCTTTCTCTGGCCACAAAGTGTATGGCCCTAAAGGGATTGGCGCACTGTATGTACGTCGTAAACCGCGTGCACGTTTAGAAGCGCAAATGCACGGTGGTGGTCATGAGCGTGGTATGCGCTCAGGTACACTGGCAACCCACCAAATCGTGGGCATGGGCTCGGCTTTCCGTGTTGCCAAAGAAGATTTCGAAAAAGATCATGCCCACATCAGTACGCTGCGTAAGCGTTTGCTGGACGGCGTGATGGATATGGAAGAAGTGTATTTCAATGGTGCTATTGACCAATCAGTGCCAGGTATTGTCAACCTGAGCTTCAACTTTGTTGAAGGTGAGTCATTGCTGATGGCGGTTAAAGACATTGCCGTATCATCGGGTTCTGCATGTACATCAGCGAGCCTGGAGCCGTCTTACGTGTTGCGCGCACTGGGTCGCAACGATGAACTGGCACACAGTTCAATCCGCTTCAGCATCGGCCGTTTTACCACTGAAGAAGAAATCGATTATACCGTTAAGCTCATCAAAGACTCGATTGGTCGTTTGCGTGAGATGTCACCGCTGTGGGAAATGTTCAAAGATGGCGTTGACTTAGATGCAGTTGAATGGGCACACCATTAA
- the iscR gene encoding Fe-S cluster assembly transcriptional regulator IscR: MKLTSKGRYAVTAMLDVALHANIGPVPLADISERQEISLSYLEQLFARLRKHGLVSSVRGPGGGYLLGRDAHTISVGDVIAAVDESVDATRCHGEGGGCQSGMRCLTHTLWSDLSMRIEEFLNSISLAELVANSDVQSVATRQDNGVNSAMKQLENIQVSCQL; this comes from the coding sequence ATGAAACTGACTTCAAAAGGCAGATATGCAGTGACAGCGATGCTGGACGTCGCACTACACGCAAATATTGGGCCCGTGCCTCTGGCGGATATTTCCGAACGTCAGGAAATATCTCTGTCATACCTGGAACAATTATTTGCCCGTTTGCGTAAACATGGCTTAGTGAGCTCTGTTCGCGGACCGGGTGGCGGCTATTTGCTGGGCCGCGACGCGCATACTATTTCTGTTGGCGATGTGATCGCCGCGGTCGATGAATCCGTAGATGCGACTCGATGTCATGGAGAAGGTGGCGGCTGCCAGAGCGGCATGCGCTGTCTTACTCATACATTGTGGTCAGACTTAAGTATGCGTATTGAAGAGTTTTTAAACAGTATTTCCCTCGCCGAGTTAGTCGCTAATTCCGACGTGCAGTCTGTTGCAACGCGTCAGGATAATGGGGTTAACAGTGCAATGAAGCAATTAGAGAATATTCAAGTGAGTTGCCAGCTGTAA
- the trmJ gene encoding tRNA (cytosine(32)/uridine(32)-2'-O)-methyltransferase TrmJ encodes MALEDIRIVLVNTSHSGNIGSVARAMKTMGLSKLYLVDPACEVDSHASALAAGATDVLGNAVQVEKLEDAIADCALTIGTSARSRTLSWPMVGPRECAQKLVDGAEQTPVALVFGRENSGLTNEELQLCNYHVCIPANPEYSSLNLAMAVQTLAYETRMTYLDRQEQPVELDDLQYPTSQQMELFYEHLESTLNDTGFIIKQHPGMVMTKLKRLFNRARPEDQELNILRGILSSINKSIK; translated from the coding sequence ATGGCATTAGAAGACATTCGCATTGTATTGGTAAATACCTCCCATTCAGGCAATATCGGCTCGGTTGCACGCGCAATGAAAACCATGGGGTTATCGAAACTCTATTTGGTGGATCCTGCGTGCGAGGTAGACAGCCATGCCAGCGCGCTGGCGGCCGGTGCAACTGATGTGCTGGGCAATGCGGTTCAGGTAGAGAAACTCGAAGACGCCATTGCTGACTGTGCCTTAACCATAGGCACCAGTGCGCGTTCTCGTACTTTATCCTGGCCTATGGTTGGCCCGCGTGAGTGTGCTCAAAAGCTGGTAGATGGTGCTGAGCAAACCCCGGTTGCATTGGTGTTTGGTCGTGAAAACAGCGGTCTTACCAACGAAGAGTTGCAATTGTGTAATTACCACGTGTGTATTCCGGCAAACCCAGAGTACAGCTCACTGAATCTGGCTATGGCGGTGCAAACACTGGCTTATGAAACCCGCATGACTTATCTGGATCGCCAGGAGCAGCCTGTTGAGCTGGACGACCTACAGTATCCCACTTCTCAGCAAATGGAACTGTTCTATGAGCATCTAGAGTCTACTCTGAACGACACCGGTTTTATCATTAAGCAGCACCCAGGCATGGTCATGACCAAGCTAAAACGCCTGTTTAACCGTGCTCGTCCCGAAGATCAGGAGCTCAACATCCTACGCGGTATTTTAAGCTCAATAAATAAATCAATAAAATGA
- the suhB gene encoding inositol-1-monophosphatase, with protein sequence MHPMLNIAVRAARNAGKVILRACENMSQVETSQKGSNDFVTNVDKEAELVIRDTILKAYPEHAIVGEELGHTDGKQADYLWVIDPLDGTTNFIKGIPHFAISIALKVKGRVEQAVVYDPIRDELFTASRGQGAQLNSKRIRVTKSTELAGSVLATGFPFKQKHHLDAYTETFKALFIQTTDIRRAGSAALDMAYVAAGRIDGFYEIGLKPWDTAAGELLIKEAGGMLMDFAGGANYNNSGNIVCGAPKLCQAIVKEIRPVLTESLLK encoded by the coding sequence ATGCATCCAATGTTAAACATTGCGGTACGCGCTGCGCGTAACGCGGGTAAGGTGATTCTACGTGCTTGTGAAAACATGTCTCAGGTTGAGACTTCACAAAAAGGTTCAAACGACTTCGTAACAAACGTAGATAAAGAAGCGGAACTGGTTATCCGCGACACAATTTTGAAGGCCTACCCGGAGCATGCAATTGTCGGTGAAGAGCTTGGCCACACAGATGGCAAGCAAGCCGATTACCTTTGGGTTATTGACCCGCTTGATGGCACCACTAACTTCATCAAGGGCATTCCACACTTTGCTATTTCTATCGCGCTGAAAGTAAAAGGCCGCGTCGAACAAGCTGTTGTATACGATCCAATCCGTGATGAGCTGTTTACAGCGTCTCGCGGTCAGGGTGCACAATTGAACAGCAAACGTATTCGCGTTACTAAGAGTACTGAACTAGCAGGTTCTGTCCTGGCAACAGGCTTTCCGTTCAAACAAAAGCATCACCTGGACGCTTACACTGAAACCTTTAAAGCGCTGTTTATTCAAACCACTGATATCCGTCGCGCCGGTTCTGCGGCGTTGGACATGGCCTATGTTGCTGCGGGTCGTATCGACGGTTTCTACGAGATCGGTCTTAAGCCTTGGGATACAGCAGCGGGTGAACTACTGATTAAAGAAGCCGGTGGCATGCTGATGGACTTCGCTGGCGGTGCCAACTACAACAACAGCGGTAACATTGTGTGTGGTGCCCCTAAACTGTGCCAGGCAATTGTAAAAGAAATTCGTCCAGTACTGACTGAGTCACTACTTAAGTAA
- a CDS encoding mandelate racemase/muconate lactonizing enzyme family protein, whose amino-acid sequence MKVNRVEVFDIHCPDRPAWTPVFVRIHTDEGISGVGEAGLAYDLGHSAAAAMIKEMAEAFLIGHDPFQTEMLWARMLRESFWGLGGGPVVYAAMSAIDTALWDIKGKALNLPVYQLLGGKVNDELRTYASQLQFDWDSEFKALVQPHEYAEAAHKALAEGYDAVKVDPIMYDKDGNTYYDRTKLISRGEMKLYRARMQAIREAVGDEVDIIFECHSLPGATSAIQIAEIAEEFDCMYYEEPVNYLNHSLHAKVANKTAVPIAGGERLYNRWDVRPYFEDQSIDVLQPDIGLCGGFTETKKVCDYADIFDIRIQAHVCGGPVATAASLHLETAIPNFLIHEHHTYAIKKWNRELCLQDPQPEKGVFKVSEAPGIGIELNDEVVMRSARVEIK is encoded by the coding sequence ATGAAAGTTAATCGTGTCGAAGTGTTTGATATTCACTGTCCGGACAGACCTGCCTGGACCCCGGTTTTTGTTCGCATCCACACCGATGAAGGTATTTCAGGTGTGGGTGAAGCGGGCCTGGCCTACGACCTGGGACACAGTGCCGCTGCAGCCATGATCAAAGAAATGGCAGAAGCGTTTTTAATTGGCCATGACCCATTTCAGACCGAAATGTTGTGGGCTCGCATGTTACGTGAGAGCTTCTGGGGCTTAGGTGGTGGACCTGTAGTATATGCTGCCATGAGTGCCATTGATACTGCCTTGTGGGACATCAAAGGTAAGGCATTGAACCTACCTGTATATCAGTTGCTGGGCGGTAAAGTGAATGATGAGCTGCGTACTTACGCGTCGCAATTGCAGTTTGACTGGGACAGTGAATTCAAAGCGTTGGTACAGCCTCACGAATATGCTGAGGCAGCACACAAAGCGCTGGCAGAAGGATATGATGCAGTCAAAGTCGACCCTATCATGTACGACAAAGACGGCAATACATACTACGACCGCACTAAATTGATCTCGCGCGGCGAAATGAAGCTGTATCGGGCACGTATGCAGGCGATCCGCGAGGCCGTGGGCGATGAAGTGGATATCATTTTCGAATGCCACAGTTTGCCAGGTGCCACGTCTGCAATTCAAATTGCAGAAATTGCAGAAGAATTTGACTGTATGTATTACGAAGAGCCGGTCAATTATCTGAACCACTCACTGCATGCTAAAGTCGCCAACAAAACCGCGGTACCGATAGCCGGTGGTGAGCGTTTGTATAATCGCTGGGATGTTCGTCCTTATTTTGAAGATCAGAGTATTGATGTATTACAGCCGGATATTGGTTTATGTGGTGGCTTTACCGAGACCAAAAAGGTCTGTGATTACGCCGATATTTTTGATATTCGCATTCAGGCGCACGTGTGTGGCGGACCTGTTGCAACGGCTGCCTCACTGCATCTGGAAACGGCCATTCCTAACTTCCTGATCCATGAGCACCATACTTATGCGATTAAGAAGTGGAACCGTGAGTTGTGTCTTCAGGATCCTCAGCCAGAAAAAGGCGTGTTTAAGGTGTCTGAAGCGCCAGGGATCGGCATTGAGCTGAATGATGAAGTGGTGATGCGCTCAGCCCGCGTTGAAATTAAGTAA
- a CDS encoding class II aldolase/adducin family protein, whose protein sequence is MFELPKLNLKDKVSEQEWRLRVDLAACYRLIEHFRWGDLIYTHMSARLPGTDHYLVNAFGLSFDEVTASNLVKVDLQGNILDDTPFEINPAGFTIHSAIHEVREDAHCVIHLHTKETIAVASLEGGLLPLSQHSMFSLPSLSYHEYEGLAVNEAEKARLQNDLGTTNHMLLVNHGGLTVGPTVGDAFMRFYDLQRACEIQVAIQATGRSAIEVPQPIQDNIYNQAKVVHSGSTGGQLAWPAMLRKAYRLDPGFAE, encoded by the coding sequence ATGTTTGAATTGCCGAAACTCAATCTTAAAGACAAAGTCAGTGAGCAAGAGTGGCGACTGCGTGTTGATTTGGCGGCGTGCTATCGTCTTATTGAGCATTTTCGTTGGGGCGACCTGATCTATACACACATGTCTGCCCGTTTACCAGGCACAGATCACTATCTGGTGAATGCATTTGGACTGAGTTTTGATGAGGTTACCGCTTCTAATCTGGTGAAAGTGGACCTGCAAGGCAATATTCTGGACGACACGCCTTTTGAAATAAACCCGGCCGGTTTTACCATTCACAGTGCCATTCATGAAGTACGAGAAGATGCCCATTGTGTGATCCATCTGCATACCAAAGAAACCATTGCCGTTGCGAGCCTGGAAGGGGGCCTGTTGCCGCTTAGTCAGCACAGCATGTTTTCGCTGCCTTCGTTGTCTTATCACGAATATGAAGGCCTGGCCGTGAATGAGGCTGAAAAAGCGCGCTTACAGAATGATCTGGGTACTACCAACCACATGCTCTTGGTTAACCATGGGGGTTTAACGGTGGGGCCGACGGTCGGCGATGCCTTTATGCGTTTCTATGATCTGCAACGTGCCTGTGAGATCCAGGTTGCGATCCAGGCGACCGGTCGTTCGGCGATTGAAGTGCCGCAGCCCATTCAGGACAATATTTATAATCAGGCAAAAGTGGTGCACAGTGGTAGCACCGGTGGCCAATTAGCCTGGCCCGCCATGTTGAGAAAGGCATACCGCCTGGATCCTGGCTTTGCCGAATAG
- a CDS encoding c-type cytochrome yields MSKMKQLMLASGLAVAALSAGTASAADGKALYTAKMCQTCHGAEGKAPIMPLYPKLAGQNKEYLLAQMKDIKSGARSNGMSAAMKAMTANVSDAELEAIADYLSKL; encoded by the coding sequence ATGAGCAAGATGAAACAATTAATGTTAGCCAGTGGTCTGGCCGTTGCTGCCCTTTCTGCCGGTACAGCCAGTGCTGCCGATGGTAAGGCTTTATACACGGCGAAGATGTGTCAGACGTGTCATGGCGCAGAAGGTAAAGCACCTATCATGCCTTTATATCCTAAACTGGCTGGCCAGAATAAAGAATATTTGCTGGCTCAGATGAAAGACATCAAATCTGGTGCGCGCAGCAATGGCATGTCAGCAGCCATGAAAGCCATGACTGCAAACGTGTCTGACGCAGAGCTGGAAGCCATTGCCGATTACCTGTCTAAACTATAG
- a CDS encoding DUF2058 domain-containing protein: protein MGSLQDQLLKAGLTTEHKAKIAKSEKRKSQKKKKKKGATSDVSDLQKHIEQTKQAQQQKAEELNKAKQAELKEREQVARVKQILEHHNQEEIRGNVTFNFTYDSKVKELDVNAQTQQALAKGRLAICVLEGQFYVLQDEPARKIAEVDEKYIVFHVEDDQSDKDEDDPYADFEVPDDLIW from the coding sequence ATGGGATCTCTACAAGATCAACTTTTGAAAGCGGGCCTGACCACCGAGCACAAAGCGAAAATTGCGAAGAGTGAAAAGCGCAAATCTCAGAAGAAAAAGAAAAAGAAAGGTGCAACCAGCGACGTCAGTGATCTGCAAAAACACATTGAGCAAACCAAACAGGCACAACAGCAAAAAGCCGAAGAGCTGAATAAGGCTAAACAGGCTGAGCTAAAAGAGCGTGAACAGGTAGCCCGGGTTAAGCAAATTCTGGAACACCATAACCAGGAAGAGATTCGCGGCAATGTGACTTTCAACTTTACTTATGACAGCAAAGTGAAAGAGCTGGACGTGAATGCCCAGACGCAGCAAGCCTTGGCGAAAGGTCGACTGGCAATTTGCGTACTTGAAGGCCAGTTCTACGTGTTACAGGATGAACCTGCTCGTAAGATTGCGGAAGTCGATGAAAAGTACATTGTCTTCCACGTGGAAGATGATCAGAGTGATAAGGACGAAGACGATCCTTATGCAGACTTCGAAGTGCCTGATGATCTGATTTGGTAG
- a CDS encoding MFS transporter, whose amino-acid sequence MSLPHLLLCSIAIFCVLYAPQPLLSVFAHQYQITPAKSGMLMSVTMLPLAIAPICYGLLFTKRNPLKIIKVVMLLLALCCLGFALSGHFQWMLAIRFAEGLLLPAALTAMTGYLGRTYQHSQLKRTMSWYIGSTIVGGYLGRTLAANFAVWFNWQSFYLLNAVTLVLLAWWIKPARAQAVNSQANHPLAYLKPLKQENLLSLYGAVFCMFFCFAALLNYLPFILSNDYQVSDPRLIGWVYTGYLIGACLSLSTPLLSKLSTCMWQILSGLFALYCLTILGMLWHHFWLFLVLFTVFCACMFMIHANAAPLANQLSKAEATVTNGAYVSFYYCGGALGSYLPGIIYQRWGLVYFLLTLLFVCSGGLLLVWRNYSRTQPNKAGLAHKSS is encoded by the coding sequence ATGTCTCTGCCGCACTTATTGTTGTGCTCCATCGCCATTTTTTGCGTTTTATACGCACCCCAGCCGTTGTTGTCGGTGTTTGCACACCAGTATCAGATAACACCAGCAAAATCTGGCATGCTCATGTCAGTAACTATGCTGCCACTGGCGATTGCCCCCATCTGCTACGGATTATTATTTACGAAACGTAATCCACTGAAGATCATTAAAGTGGTGATGCTACTGCTGGCACTGTGCTGCCTCGGGTTTGCGCTCAGCGGGCACTTTCAGTGGATGCTTGCAATACGCTTTGCTGAAGGGTTACTACTCCCGGCTGCGCTGACCGCCATGACGGGATACCTGGGACGCACCTACCAACACAGCCAGCTCAAACGCACGATGAGCTGGTACATTGGCAGCACCATAGTTGGCGGCTATCTGGGTCGTACACTGGCTGCCAACTTTGCCGTATGGTTCAATTGGCAAAGTTTTTATCTGCTTAATGCTGTGACGCTTGTGTTGTTGGCATGGTGGATCAAACCGGCGCGTGCTCAGGCGGTGAATAGTCAGGCAAATCATCCACTGGCTTATCTCAAGCCCTTAAAGCAGGAAAATCTGTTGAGCCTCTATGGCGCGGTATTTTGCATGTTTTTTTGCTTTGCGGCGCTGCTCAACTACCTGCCTTTCATTCTCAGCAATGACTATCAGGTAAGCGACCCTCGCCTGATTGGGTGGGTTTATACGGGATATCTGATCGGCGCGTGTTTGTCTCTGTCGACCCCACTACTGAGTAAGTTATCGACCTGTATGTGGCAGATCCTCAGTGGCCTGTTTGCTTTATACTGCCTGACCATTTTGGGCATGCTCTGGCATCACTTTTGGCTATTTCTAGTGCTGTTTACTGTGTTTTGCGCCTGCATGTTTATGATCCATGCCAATGCAGCCCCCCTGGCCAATCAACTCAGTAAAGCCGAAGCCACTGTAACCAATGGCGCCTACGTGTCTTTTTACTATTGTGGCGGCGCGCTGGGCTCTTATCTGCCAGGCATCATTTATCAGCGCTGGGGGCTGGTTTATTTCCTGCTAACGCTGCTGTTTGTGTGTAGCGGTGGTTTGCTGCTGGTGTGGCGGAATTATAGCCGAACACAGCCGAATAAAGCGGGCCTGGCACACAAATCGTCGTAG